The Kitasatospora paranensis genome has a window encoding:
- a CDS encoding maltokinase N-terminal cap-like domain-containing protein, whose translation MPTAAICESCLATERRSGLEGDELLRPMLPVLLPWLVTRRWFTHESGCLQDLRPITDAVTAHPGGAVLVHALLAAQHTSGASRRYQLLLGVRRRLTAALSGAVIGRITGGRWHDWWLYEATEDPELMSLLVERGRTGRGRPPHLTLTAPDAVPAGLQPRLLDAEQSNTSVVYGNRLMLKLFRQPQPGNNPEVEVLSALTEAGSTHTPRLLGRLHAGDFVLGVLQEYLPADGSGWELGVRQAADSLRGREDTCGLGGFSADAQALGGSVARMHRLLADAFPRRVLTPTQVVRCADELTLRLQQAAKEVPALQPYAARIVGIYDDFTRAASQGRGLEGQRIHGDLHLGQVLRTQTGWKVIDFEGEPGRPGAAQGRPQPVLRDVAGMLRSFEYAAAQALGAVLAEEGEDGAGAARLSPGRLRRIRQARAWAQRGRHAFMAGYAAAGPVDPYCHPAVLRAFEADKAVYEVLYEARHRPDWMPIPLAAVERLARGR comes from the coding sequence ATGCCCACCGCCGCGATATGCGAGTCCTGCCTGGCGACCGAACGGCGCTCCGGGCTGGAGGGCGACGAACTGCTCCGCCCGATGCTGCCCGTCCTGCTGCCGTGGCTGGTCACCCGCCGCTGGTTCACCCACGAGAGCGGCTGCCTCCAGGACCTGCGGCCGATCACCGACGCGGTGACCGCCCACCCGGGCGGCGCCGTCCTCGTCCACGCCCTGCTCGCCGCCCAGCACACCTCCGGTGCCTCCCGCCGCTACCAGCTCCTGCTCGGTGTCCGCCGCCGGCTGACCGCCGCCCTCTCCGGCGCGGTCATCGGCCGGATCACCGGCGGCCGCTGGCACGACTGGTGGCTCTACGAGGCCACCGAGGACCCGGAACTGATGTCCCTGCTGGTGGAGCGCGGCCGCACCGGCCGCGGCCGCCCTCCGCACCTGACGCTCACCGCGCCGGACGCCGTCCCGGCCGGCCTCCAGCCGCGCCTGCTCGACGCCGAGCAGAGCAACACCTCCGTGGTGTACGGCAATCGGCTGATGCTCAAGCTGTTCCGCCAGCCGCAGCCGGGCAACAACCCCGAGGTCGAGGTGCTGTCCGCGCTCACCGAGGCCGGCTCCACCCACACTCCCCGGCTGTTGGGGCGGCTGCACGCGGGCGACTTCGTGCTCGGCGTCCTCCAGGAGTACCTGCCCGCCGACGGCAGCGGATGGGAACTCGGCGTCCGGCAGGCCGCCGACAGCCTGCGCGGCCGGGAGGACACCTGCGGCCTGGGCGGCTTCAGTGCCGACGCGCAGGCCCTCGGCGGCAGCGTCGCCCGGATGCACCGGCTGCTCGCCGACGCCTTCCCCCGAAGGGTGCTGACACCGACCCAGGTCGTGCGGTGCGCCGACGAGCTCACCCTCCGCCTCCAGCAGGCGGCCAAGGAGGTGCCCGCGCTCCAGCCGTACGCCGCCCGGATCGTCGGGATCTACGACGACTTCACCCGGGCGGCCTCCCAGGGGCGCGGCCTGGAGGGCCAGCGGATCCACGGCGACCTGCACCTCGGCCAGGTGCTGCGCACCCAGACCGGCTGGAAGGTCATCGACTTCGAGGGCGAGCCCGGGCGCCCGGGCGCCGCCCAGGGCAGGCCCCAGCCGGTGCTGCGCGACGTCGCGGGGATGCTCCGCTCCTTCGAGTACGCCGCCGCGCAGGCCCTCGGCGCCGTCCTCGCGGAGGAGGGCGAGGACGGCGCGGGCGCGGCCCGCCTCTCGCCGGGACGGCTGCGCCGGATCCGGCAGGCGCGGGCCTGGGCGCAGCGCGGCCGGCACGCCTTCATGGCCGGCTACGCCGCCGCCGGGCCGGTGGACCCGTACTGCCATCCGGCCGTCCTGCGGGCCTTCGAGGCGGACAAGGCCGTCTACGAGGTGCTGTACGAGGCCCGCCACCGGCCGGACTGGATGCCGATCCCGCTGGCCGCCGTCGAGCGGCTCGCCCGGGGCCGCTGA
- a CDS encoding DJ-1/PfpI family protein, whose product MQLNGRKIAVLMESDFYEPEILYYQRRFAEEGGTVHFLSRMWGNDRLVFRGHEHGMPFEVTESFEDIDEYGLREYAAVIVPSGIVADRLRYTEDVDRLPPASTFLRRAFADPAIVKGIICHGMWLAAPIPAVIRGRQAVVHNNLLGDLRNMGGVFVDEDVVVDRDLVTARTGNHCHLFARTIIDQISRRGTRP is encoded by the coding sequence GTGCAGCTGAACGGCCGGAAGATCGCCGTGCTCATGGAGAGCGACTTCTACGAACCCGAGATCCTCTACTACCAGCGCCGCTTCGCCGAGGAAGGTGGCACCGTCCACTTCCTCAGCCGGATGTGGGGCAACGACCGGCTGGTCTTCCGCGGACACGAGCACGGCATGCCCTTCGAGGTCACCGAGTCCTTCGAGGACATCGACGAGTACGGCCTGCGGGAGTACGCCGCGGTGATCGTCCCGTCCGGGATCGTCGCCGACCGGCTGCGCTACACCGAGGACGTGGACCGGCTGCCGCCGGCCTCGACCTTCCTGCGCCGGGCGTTCGCCGACCCGGCCATCGTCAAGGGCATCATCTGCCACGGCATGTGGCTGGCCGCGCCGATCCCCGCGGTGATCCGCGGCCGGCAGGCGGTCGTCCACAACAACCTGCTCGGCGACCTGCGCAACATGGGCGGCGTCTTCGTGGACGAGGACGTGGTCGTCGACCGCGACCTGGTGACCGCCCGCACCGGCAACCACTGCCACCTGTTCGCCCGCACGATCATCGACCAGATCTCCCGGCGCGGCACCCGGCCCTGA